One segment of Candidatus Thorarchaeota archaeon DNA contains the following:
- the tpiA gene encoding triose-phosphate isomerase — protein sequence MKDINLPAIVINFKTYPQANGERAVLLSQACERVAKEYDVSVIVAPQVTDLYRVSRAVDIPVFSQHMDPGSPGRFTGHVLGDALVESGCSGTILNHSENRMELADIEAAIQTAEEHHLYTIICTNNPAVSVAASALNPSAVAVEPPELIGTGISVSQAQPEIISGTVEKIRVVNEEVDILCGAGISSGDDVEAALDLGAQGVLLASAVAKAEEPVEVLRDLAQPIA from the coding sequence ATGAAGGATATCAATTTACCAGCTATTGTGATTAACTTCAAAACATATCCACAAGCCAACGGTGAAAGAGCTGTTTTGTTGTCACAGGCTTGTGAACGAGTCGCAAAGGAATACGACGTTTCTGTTATAGTTGCCCCCCAGGTTACGGATCTCTATAGGGTCAGCAGGGCTGTGGATATTCCTGTGTTCTCACAGCATATGGATCCTGGATCTCCTGGTCGCTTTACTGGTCACGTTCTTGGTGATGCACTTGTAGAGTCAGGTTGCTCTGGAACGATACTCAATCATTCTGAAAACAGAATGGAACTAGCCGATATCGAGGCTGCTATCCAGACTGCTGAAGAGCACCATCTGTATACTATCATATGTACGAACAATCCAGCTGTGAGCGTTGCTGCATCGGCCCTCAATCCTTCAGCTGTCGCAGTTGAGCCTCCCGAACTCATAGGAACTGGTATCTCGGTTTCTCAAGCTCAGCCAGAAATCATAAGCGGTACTGTTGAAAAAATCCGTGTAGTGAATGAAGAAGTCGATATCTTATGTGGAGCTGGCATATCAAGTGGTGATGATGTTGAGGCTGCACTTGATCTTGGAGCACAGGGAGTTCTACTTGCATCGGCAGTTGCCAAGGCGGAAGAACCAGTCGAGGTTCTAAGAGACCTTGCTCAGCCAATCGCCTGA